A genomic segment from uncultured Alistipes sp. encodes:
- a CDS encoding Stealth CR1 domain-containing protein produces MEKRKTQAIDFVIPWVDGADPAWRQAFASTPGTGHTDTSEIRYRDWQTLRYWFRSIERFAPWVRRIHFITWGHLPEWLDTTHPKLHIVNHRDYIPPEYLPTFNSNVIELNIARIEGLSEHFVLFNDDTFLCRPHTPESFFRNGLPCDMARLSVPQPSSVGHIIYNNLELINGTHRQREVLRRHFGKWFSLRYGFGNLLKSLTLAPWSFFTGIFDPHMPQPYRRSAFDRAWQLWGPQLDATCRHAVRDLTDLSEWLVRYDTLCRGEFHPQGLRECRLMTLTEETIDPICETIRSQKCRMLCLNDHESIRDFEGVCRKLCAAFEALLPEKSSYER; encoded by the coding sequence ATGGAAAAGAGGAAGACACAAGCGATCGATTTCGTCATTCCCTGGGTGGACGGGGCCGATCCAGCCTGGCGGCAGGCCTTCGCCTCCACTCCCGGCACCGGGCACACCGACACGTCGGAGATCCGCTATCGAGACTGGCAGACCCTGCGCTACTGGTTCCGAAGCATCGAGCGCTTCGCGCCATGGGTGCGGCGCATCCACTTCATCACCTGGGGGCACCTGCCCGAATGGCTCGACACCACGCATCCGAAACTGCACATCGTCAACCACCGTGACTACATCCCTCCGGAGTACCTGCCGACCTTCAATTCGAATGTCATCGAACTGAATATCGCCCGCATCGAGGGGCTCTCCGAGCATTTCGTGCTCTTCAACGACGACACCTTCCTCTGCCGTCCCCACACACCCGAATCGTTCTTCCGCAACGGGCTTCCGTGTGACATGGCACGCCTGAGCGTCCCGCAGCCCTCCTCCGTGGGACACATCATCTACAACAACCTGGAACTCATCAACGGCACCCACCGGCAACGCGAGGTTTTGCGCCGTCATTTCGGCAAATGGTTCTCGCTCCGCTACGGGTTCGGAAATCTGTTGAAGAGTCTGACCCTGGCCCCATGGTCCTTCTTTACGGGTATTTTCGACCCGCACATGCCCCAACCCTACCGGCGTTCGGCATTCGATCGGGCCTGGCAGTTGTGGGGGCCCCAACTCGACGCAACATGCCGCCACGCAGTCCGGGACCTGACGGACCTCTCCGAGTGGCTTGTCCGCTACGACACGCTCTGCCGTGGGGAGTTCCACCCGCAGGGACTCCGGGAGTGCCGTCTCATGACCCTCACGGAAGAGACGATCGACCCGATCTGCGAAACCATCCGCAGCCAGAAGTGCCGGATGCTCTGTCTCAACGACCACGAATCCATCCGGGACTTCGAGGGTGTCTGCCGCAAGCTCTGCGCAGCATTCGAGGCGTTGCTTCCGGAGAAATCAAGCTACGAACGGTAA
- the clpB gene encoding ATP-dependent chaperone ClpB, protein MNINTLTIKAQEALQAALTLARERGQQAVEPLHLLAVLIREEDSLATFLLGRVGVNVRGLRDEVNRTVERLPRVEGGSEQYFSQDASRVIQRAVDFTKNFGDKYASVEHLLLGLVAERGQASDLLKRSGATEKELIEAIRTFRKGATVDSQTSEQQFDALGKYAINLNEQARNGKLDPVIGRDEEIRRVLQILSRRTKNNPILVGEAGVGKTAIAEGIARRIIDGDVPENLKSKVIYSLDMGALIAGAKYQGEFEERLKAVVQEVIASDGEILLFIDEIHTLVGAGKSSGAMDAANILKPALARGELRTIGATTLDEFQKYFEQDKALERRFQKVMVDEPTQEDAISILRGLKERYENHHQVRIKDEAIIAAVELSTRYITSRFLPDKAIDLIDEAASRLRLEMNSVPDEIDALDRKIRQLEIEREAIRREKDKERIESLTKEIDDLKARDSEMRAKWQGQRDLLKKIQANKDRIEQLKIEAQQAERQGDYGKVAEIRYGKIQEAEKEIAAFQEEYKLASANGSMIKEEVDAQDVAEVVSRWTGIPVTRMLASEREKLLHMESELHKRVVGQEQAIAAISDAVRRSRAGLNDPRKPIGSFIFLGTTGVGKTELAKALAEFLFNDDQMMTRIDMSEYQERHSVSRLVGAPPGYVGYDEGGQLTEAVRRKPYSVVLLDEIEKAHPDVFNILLQVLDDGRLTDNKGRTVDFRNTIIIMTSNMGSHIIQENFSKDFDGKKVPEEVIERTRREVIDLLKQQLKPEFLNRIDEIVMFEPLTRRDIERIVDIQLGSVRKMLSENGIRLEYTDRAREWIATAGYDPLYGARPVKRTIQRYVVNDLSKRILAGEVDRSKPISIDADANGLTFAN, encoded by the coding sequence ATGAACATCAACACTTTAACCATCAAGGCCCAGGAGGCGCTCCAGGCGGCGCTGACCCTGGCCCGGGAGCGGGGACAGCAGGCTGTCGAGCCGCTCCACCTGCTTGCGGTGCTGATCCGCGAGGAGGATTCGCTGGCGACCTTCCTGTTGGGGCGTGTGGGCGTCAACGTCCGCGGGCTGCGCGACGAGGTCAACCGTACGGTCGAACGGCTGCCGCGCGTCGAGGGCGGCAGTGAGCAGTACTTTTCGCAGGATGCCTCGCGGGTGATCCAGCGGGCCGTCGACTTCACGAAGAATTTCGGCGACAAGTACGCTTCGGTCGAACACCTGCTGCTGGGGCTCGTGGCCGAGCGCGGGCAGGCCTCCGATTTGCTCAAACGCAGCGGTGCCACCGAAAAGGAGCTGATCGAGGCGATCCGCACCTTCCGCAAGGGGGCGACGGTCGATTCGCAGACCTCCGAACAGCAGTTCGACGCCCTGGGCAAGTACGCCATCAACCTCAACGAGCAGGCGCGCAACGGCAAGCTCGATCCCGTTATCGGGCGTGACGAGGAGATCCGCCGTGTGCTGCAGATCCTCTCGCGCCGGACGAAGAACAACCCGATCCTCGTGGGAGAGGCCGGTGTGGGCAAGACGGCGATTGCCGAGGGTATCGCCCGCCGGATCATCGACGGTGATGTCCCCGAGAACCTGAAGTCGAAGGTGATCTACTCGCTCGACATGGGTGCGCTGATCGCCGGAGCGAAGTACCAGGGTGAATTTGAGGAGCGTCTGAAAGCCGTCGTGCAGGAGGTGATCGCCAGTGACGGCGAGATCCTGCTCTTCATCGACGAGATCCACACGCTGGTCGGGGCCGGCAAGTCGTCGGGGGCGATGGATGCGGCGAACATCCTCAAACCGGCCCTTGCCCGTGGCGAACTGCGGACGATCGGCGCCACGACACTCGACGAGTTCCAGAAGTATTTCGAGCAGGACAAGGCCCTCGAACGGCGTTTCCAGAAGGTGATGGTCGACGAGCCTACGCAGGAGGATGCCATCTCGATCCTCCGCGGCCTGAAGGAGCGCTACGAGAACCACCACCAGGTGCGGATCAAGGACGAGGCGATCATTGCGGCCGTGGAGCTCTCGACGCGCTATATTACGTCGCGGTTCCTGCCCGACAAGGCGATCGACCTGATCGACGAGGCGGCCTCGCGCTTGAGGCTGGAGATGAACTCCGTGCCCGACGAGATCGACGCCCTCGACCGGAAGATCCGCCAGTTGGAGATCGAACGCGAGGCGATTCGCCGCGAGAAGGACAAGGAGCGGATCGAGTCGCTCACGAAGGAGATCGACGACCTGAAGGCCCGGGACTCCGAGATGCGGGCCAAGTGGCAGGGGCAGCGTGACCTGTTGAAGAAGATCCAGGCCAACAAGGACCGGATCGAGCAGCTGAAGATCGAGGCTCAGCAGGCCGAGCGTCAGGGTGATTACGGCAAGGTGGCCGAGATCCGCTACGGCAAGATCCAGGAGGCCGAGAAGGAGATTGCGGCCTTCCAGGAGGAGTACAAACTCGCTTCGGCCAACGGCTCGATGATCAAGGAGGAGGTCGATGCGCAGGATGTGGCCGAGGTGGTTTCGCGCTGGACGGGGATTCCCGTGACGCGGATGCTGGCCTCGGAGCGCGAGAAGCTGCTCCACATGGAGTCGGAACTGCACAAGCGGGTTGTCGGACAGGAGCAGGCCATTGCGGCCATTTCGGATGCCGTGCGCCGTTCGCGGGCCGGGCTGAACGATCCCCGCAAGCCGATCGGGTCGTTCATCTTCCTCGGCACGACGGGTGTCGGCAAGACCGAGTTGGCGAAGGCCCTGGCGGAGTTCCTCTTCAACGACGACCAGATGATGACCCGTATCGACATGAGCGAATACCAGGAGCGGCACAGCGTGTCGCGGCTTGTGGGGGCGCCTCCCGGATATGTCGGTTACGATGAGGGCGGGCAGCTGACCGAGGCCGTGCGGCGCAAGCCTTACTCGGTGGTGCTGCTGGACGAGATCGAGAAGGCGCATCCGGATGTCTTCAACATCCTGCTGCAGGTGTTGGACGACGGGCGTCTGACCGACAACAAGGGCCGGACGGTCGACTTCCGCAACACGATCATTATCATGACCTCGAACATGGGTTCGCACATCATCCAGGAGAATTTTTCGAAGGACTTCGACGGGAAGAAGGTTCCGGAGGAGGTCATTGAGCGGACGCGCCGCGAGGTGATCGACCTCCTGAAGCAGCAGCTGAAACCGGAGTTCCTGAACCGTATCGACGAGATCGTGATGTTCGAGCCGCTGACGCGCCGCGACATCGAACGGATCGTCGACATCCAGCTGGGATCGGTGCGGAAGATGCTTTCGGAGAACGGCATCCGTCTCGAATATACCGACCGGGCCCGCGAATGGATCGCCACGGCAGGTTACGACCCGCTCTACGGAGCGCGTCCCGTGAAGCGGACGATCCAGCGCTACGTGGTCAACGACCTTTCGAAACGGATTCTGGCCGGCGAGGTCGACCGTTCGAAACCGATCTCGATCGATGCCGATGCCAACGGCCTGACCTTTGCGAACTGA
- a CDS encoding glycosyltransferase family A protein, which produces MSQTTITVIIPLYNKEREIEGTLRSVLAQTRQPDEIVIVDDGSTDRSAEIVRGTASPLVRLVPQPNAGECAARNRAIAEARGEYIALLDADDEWEPGFLAEIESMIGAFPGCGLYCTGFSVVSHDGLFPAPGLDRRGIVENFFRDSAHRYIAIPSACCIPRAVFDDVGGFPEGMKMAGDLYMWIKIARRYRVCYSPERLARYSKVASNRSATSYTPERTRYSFEELYDPSAPEEEREFIARAALGKALIQSVKGGTEEARRAARFFHWTRVYRRTLHKVQLLNRLPVRWRGPLLDLYNAAAWRLARKGL; this is translated from the coding sequence ATGTCGCAAACAACCATCACGGTCATCATCCCCCTCTACAACAAGGAGCGCGAAATCGAAGGGACCCTCCGTTCGGTGCTGGCCCAAACACGCCAGCCCGACGAAATCGTCATCGTCGACGACGGTTCGACGGACCGCAGTGCGGAAATCGTCCGCGGAACCGCCTCGCCGCTCGTGCGGCTCGTCCCGCAGCCCAATGCCGGGGAGTGTGCCGCCCGCAACCGCGCCATCGCCGAGGCCCGGGGCGAATACATCGCCCTGCTGGATGCCGACGACGAGTGGGAACCCGGCTTTCTGGCCGAAATCGAATCGATGATCGGAGCGTTTCCCGGGTGCGGACTCTACTGCACGGGCTTCTCGGTCGTCAGCCACGACGGCCTATTCCCCGCCCCGGGCCTCGACCGGCGGGGCATCGTCGAGAACTTCTTCCGCGATTCGGCACACCGCTACATCGCCATCCCCTCGGCCTGCTGCATTCCCCGGGCCGTCTTCGACGACGTGGGAGGTTTCCCCGAAGGGATGAAGATGGCCGGGGACCTCTACATGTGGATCAAGATCGCCCGCCGCTACCGGGTCTGCTACTCGCCCGAACGGCTGGCACGCTACTCGAAAGTCGCCTCCAACCGCTCGGCAACCAGCTATACCCCCGAACGGACCCGCTACTCGTTCGAGGAGCTTTACGACCCCTCGGCCCCCGAGGAGGAGCGCGAATTCATCGCCCGGGCCGCTCTGGGCAAGGCGCTGATCCAGAGCGTCAAGGGCGGGACAGAAGAGGCCCGGCGCGCCGCCCGCTTCTTCCACTGGACACGGGTCTACCGCCGCACGCTGCACAAGGTGCAGCTGCTGAACCGCCTGCCGGTCCGGTGGCGGGGCCCGCTGCTCGACCTCTACAACGCCGCAGCGTGGCGTCTGGCCCGGAAAGGATTATGA
- a CDS encoding PHB depolymerase family esterase has protein sequence MKTLLKTLLTVLLLYGATGVTAQETRTETLRSGGVERTYRLHLPADLPDNAPLVIVLHGYGGDANPEAFGMNATADRHGFAVCYPQGERDSRGKRGWNVGYPSQAEMPIDDVQFLEDLIGHLHRHYGLSRRNVFCTGMSNGGDMCYLLAAQRPDLFAALGPVAGFMSVAILREDKSLQPVPLFEIHGTADPTTRWEGDLTGEGGWGAYLPIPMAVGYWAAKNKCLEHRIDTLPRGADGLQVIAHRYTGGTDGNEVWLYETLGGKHSWKKTGVDTCEELWRFFSRYVR, from the coding sequence ATGAAAACACTGCTGAAAACACTGCTGACGGTGCTCCTGCTGTATGGCGCCACGGGCGTCACGGCCCAGGAGACCCGCACCGAAACCCTCCGTTCCGGCGGAGTCGAGCGAACCTATCGCCTGCACCTGCCGGCCGACCTGCCCGACAATGCCCCGCTGGTCATCGTCCTGCACGGATACGGAGGAGATGCCAATCCCGAAGCCTTCGGAATGAACGCAACGGCCGACCGCCACGGATTCGCCGTCTGCTATCCGCAGGGCGAACGCGACAGCCGCGGCAAACGGGGCTGGAATGTGGGTTATCCGTCCCAGGCAGAGATGCCGATCGACGACGTGCAATTCCTCGAAGACCTGATCGGCCATCTCCACCGGCATTACGGATTGAGCCGCCGCAACGTCTTCTGCACCGGCATGTCGAACGGCGGAGACATGTGTTACCTGCTCGCCGCGCAACGTCCGGATCTCTTCGCGGCCCTGGGGCCCGTAGCAGGCTTCATGTCGGTTGCGATCCTGCGGGAGGACAAGTCATTGCAGCCCGTCCCGCTGTTTGAAATCCATGGAACGGCAGACCCCACGACACGTTGGGAGGGCGACCTGACGGGCGAAGGCGGCTGGGGCGCCTATCTTCCGATCCCGATGGCCGTTGGATACTGGGCCGCAAAAAACAAATGTCTCGAACACCGCATCGACACCCTGCCACGAGGTGCCGACGGACTGCAAGTCATCGCACACCGCTACACGGGCGGCACCGACGGCAACGAAGTATGGCTCTACGAAACCCTCGGCGGCAAACACTCGTGGAAAAAGACCGGCGTGGACACCTGCGAGGAACTTTGGCGCTTTTTCAGCCGCTACGTTCGATAG